The following coding sequences lie in one Chryseobacterium culicis genomic window:
- a CDS encoding endo-beta-N-acetylglucosaminidase H, which yields MRKKSFFIPLMALMLQSASLLKAQQLDPLGVCYVEVNNNNPLNAGSYTLQNTNRQLFDVAIIFAANINYDVSKNRAYISNNNNVTKVLNDVNTYVKPLQQKGIKVLLDLLGNHQGAGISNFPNREAAKDFALQVAHTVYTYGLDGVDLDDEYAGYGNNGTGQPNNSSFVMLLQELKAAMPDKLITFYYYGPATTRQTYNGDLAGNYINYTWNAMYSTYNAPVVPPLDKSKISAAATWIQNSNPSSTSATTLANLATSTKNDQYGVFMWYDLGGTNVASYLSTGSNILYNENTLLSGQLYSWSQGQTCDPPLGLDVSNVTGTSAKLNWTSNASQSYNIDYKPANSTVWTNVANNYSGNNIVINNLTLNTNYDWRIQSNCSPTLTSTYIFAPRFNSGSGCTTPSGLTSGSFLGNTAQLSWDAGNATSYTLQYKTAAATTWSEIPNITTNSYALQNLTPNTSYVWKVQAGCAGGTTSTYSGEGSFNSGFAPVTSPGARSLSFNGSTHYLNAGQFNLSGNAMTFEGWVKVNAFKTGFPYISSVMGVEVGDNNSAMLRFGDGNLANNKLQFILSFGSSQVKLNTNTAFNTNTWYHIAATYDGAAMKIYVNGNLDASFAVTGNFTANGILYLGRNYDNSRTINGFLDEFRVWKKALTPQEILSNSCNVPANSTGLEANWKMDEGSGLGALDATTNTHFATLINMTDANWRTDVACASSLAVKDIESVKENNAAYPNPVKRGNDIHFAISDNSATEVALYDASGKLFKKQSINQNNNAVNTQDLISGTYIYKITSSNNKVLSTGKIIVK from the coding sequence ATGAGAAAAAAATCCTTTTTTATTCCCCTGATGGCCTTAATGCTTCAGTCGGCCTCATTACTCAAAGCACAGCAGCTTGATCCTTTAGGTGTCTGCTATGTGGAAGTAAATAACAATAATCCGCTGAACGCAGGTTCCTATACTTTGCAGAATACAAACAGACAGCTTTTTGATGTGGCTATTATTTTTGCAGCGAATATCAACTATGATGTTTCCAAAAACCGTGCTTATATCTCAAACAATAACAATGTTACCAAAGTCCTTAATGATGTCAATACCTATGTAAAACCTTTACAGCAAAAAGGGATAAAAGTATTGCTTGATCTTTTAGGAAATCACCAGGGAGCAGGAATTTCTAATTTTCCTAACCGTGAAGCAGCAAAAGATTTCGCTTTGCAGGTGGCTCATACCGTTTATACTTATGGCTTAGACGGAGTAGATCTGGATGATGAATATGCAGGGTACGGAAATAACGGAACAGGGCAGCCAAACAACAGTTCTTTCGTAATGCTTTTGCAGGAATTGAAAGCTGCAATGCCGGATAAACTGATTACATTCTATTATTACGGTCCTGCTACGACAAGACAAACTTATAATGGAGATTTAGCAGGAAATTATATCAATTATACATGGAATGCGATGTATAGTACATACAATGCACCTGTTGTTCCGCCTCTTGATAAATCTAAAATTTCTGCTGCTGCAACATGGATCCAAAATTCGAATCCAAGTTCTACGTCAGCAACTACACTGGCAAACTTAGCAACCAGTACAAAGAATGACCAATATGGTGTATTCATGTGGTATGACCTGGGAGGAACCAATGTAGCCAGCTATTTGAGTACAGGTTCCAATATTCTTTACAACGAAAATACGCTCTTAAGCGGTCAATTATATTCATGGTCTCAGGGACAAACCTGTGATCCGCCATTGGGACTTGATGTTTCCAATGTAACAGGAACTTCAGCAAAACTGAACTGGACTTCCAACGCTTCCCAGTCTTATAACATTGACTACAAACCGGCCAACTCTACAGTATGGACAAACGTGGCTAATAATTATTCAGGAAATAATATTGTCATCAATAACCTTACCCTGAATACAAATTACGATTGGAGAATACAATCCAACTGCTCACCGACATTAACAAGTACTTATATTTTTGCACCAAGGTTTAACTCCGGAAGTGGCTGCACTACGCCATCAGGATTAACTTCCGGAAGTTTCCTTGGTAATACTGCTCAGCTATCATGGGATGCAGGAAATGCAACTTCATATACATTACAATACAAAACAGCAGCAGCTACAACATGGTCTGAAATTCCGAATATTACAACCAATTCTTACGCACTTCAAAATCTTACCCCAAATACAAGCTATGTGTGGAAAGTACAGGCAGGGTGTGCCGGAGGAACTACAAGTACCTATTCAGGAGAAGGATCATTCAACAGCGGTTTTGCCCCTGTTACAAGTCCGGGAGCGAGGTCACTTTCCTTTAATGGAAGTACTCACTATCTGAATGCAGGACAATTTAACCTGAGCGGAAACGCCATGACATTTGAAGGGTGGGTAAAAGTAAATGCTTTCAAAACAGGATTCCCTTATATTTCATCAGTAATGGGAGTGGAAGTAGGAGATAATAACTCGGCAATGCTTAGATTCGGTGATGGAAACCTGGCAAATAACAAACTTCAGTTTATCCTGAGCTTCGGTTCATCACAGGTGAAGCTTAACACGAATACGGCATTCAATACCAATACATGGTATCATATAGCAGCCACTTATGATGGGGCAGCAATGAAAATTTATGTCAATGGTAACCTTGATGCCAGCTTTGCAGTAACGGGTAACTTTACCGCAAACGGAATCCTTTATCTGGGAAGAAATTATGACAATTCCCGTACAATCAACGGCTTCCTGGATGAATTCAGAGTTTGGAAAAAAGCATTAACACCACAGGAAATTCTGAGCAACAGCTGTAATGTTCCTGCCAACTCCACAGGTCTTGAAGCCAATTGGAAAATGGATGAAGGAAGTGGTTTAGGCGCATTAGATGCTACAACAAATACCCATTTTGCGACCCTGATCAATATGACAGATGCGAACTGGAGAACAGATGTTGCCTGTGCTTCATCTCTTGCCGTGAAAGATATTGAATCTGTAAAAGAGAACAACGCCGCTTATCCGAATCCGGTTAAAAGAGGAAATGACATTCATTTTGCTATTAGTGATAATTCGGCAACTGAAGTGGCATTGTATGACGCATCAGGAAAATTATTCAAAAAACAGAGTATTAATCAAAATAATAATGCAGTGAATACACAGGATTTAATCAGTGGTACTTATATTTACAAGATTACATCCTCAAACAATAAAGTATTATCAACTGGTAAAATTATCGTGAAGTAA
- a CDS encoding ROK family protein: MQNIVGIDIGGSHITLAQVDPEKREIISSTYVREHVDAFENKEVIFTAWVSAIHKVAHDLVKENLLIGIAMPGPFDYENGISLMQQGKFIDIYQVNIKEELAKRLSISQEQIHFVNDAAAFIEGEVFGGCAQGFKSAFGVTLGTGLGTTFFNGEFATDEDLWDSPFRNSICEDYLATRWFVNHYKELTGEEISGTKDLLDKPIEIQNRMFDEYADSFSEFIIRYVDYYKPEVLVIGGNIAKAYPHFEQRFIQNLTKNNINLQVKISAIFEDAAILGAASYALKKLI; this comes from the coding sequence ATGCAGAATATTGTAGGAATAGATATCGGAGGGTCGCACATCACATTGGCTCAGGTAGATCCGGAAAAACGTGAAATCATTTCTTCTACCTATGTAAGAGAACATGTAGATGCTTTCGAAAATAAAGAAGTTATTTTCACTGCCTGGGTTTCCGCCATTCATAAAGTGGCTCATGATCTGGTAAAAGAAAATCTTCTCATTGGTATCGCAATGCCGGGACCTTTCGATTATGAAAATGGAATATCGCTGATGCAGCAGGGGAAATTTATAGATATCTATCAGGTGAATATTAAAGAAGAACTGGCAAAAAGACTTTCCATTTCTCAGGAGCAGATTCATTTTGTAAATGATGCTGCAGCATTCATAGAAGGAGAAGTGTTCGGAGGATGTGCTCAGGGATTCAAAAGTGCTTTTGGAGTGACACTCGGTACAGGGCTGGGAACTACCTTCTTCAACGGAGAATTTGCAACGGATGAAGATCTATGGGATTCTCCCTTCAGAAACTCTATCTGTGAAGATTATCTGGCAACACGCTGGTTTGTGAATCATTATAAAGAACTGACAGGAGAGGAAATCTCCGGAACCAAAGATTTGCTGGATAAACCCATAGAAATACAGAACAGAATGTTTGATGAATACGCAGATTCTTTTTCAGAATTTATTATCAGATATGTAGATTATTACAAACCGGAAGTTTTAGTTATAGGAGGAAATATTGCCAAAGCTTATCCTCATTTCGAGCAAAGATTTATTCAGAATTTAACAAAGAATAATATTAACTTGCAGGTTAAAATTTCTGCTATATTTGAAGATGCGGCCATTCTTGGAGCTGCCAGCTATGCATTAAAAAAGCTTATATAA
- a CDS encoding phosphoheptose isomerase, whose amino-acid sequence MSTEKKEIFDRVERMLQTQGFTIAAKDDTRPWGGFFVIDETQAQDFANQYFDGIDVDNLRIGGKLSPKILIVAPETRLSWQYHHRRAEIWQVVEGTVGIKRSNTDEEGELGEYGPKDQVKLQQGERHRLIGLAGWGIVAEIWQHTDASNPSDEDDIVRVQDDFGR is encoded by the coding sequence ATGAGTACAGAAAAAAAAGAAATATTCGATAGAGTAGAGCGTATGCTGCAGACACAAGGATTTACCATCGCAGCAAAAGATGATACAAGACCATGGGGCGGATTCTTTGTGATTGATGAAACACAGGCACAGGATTTTGCGAATCAGTATTTTGATGGGATTGATGTAGACAACCTTAGAATAGGAGGGAAGCTAAGCCCAAAAATTCTTATCGTAGCTCCTGAAACAAGATTAAGCTGGCAGTATCACCACAGAAGAGCAGAAATCTGGCAGGTGGTGGAAGGAACCGTTGGTATCAAAAGAAGCAACACTGATGAAGAAGGAGAATTGGGAGAATATGGTCCGAAAGATCAGGTAAAACTTCAACAAGGAGAAAGACACAGATTGATTGGTCTTGCAGGCTGGGGAATTGTAGCCGAAATCTGGCAGCATACCGATGCATCCAATCCTTCAGACGAAGATGATATCGTAAGAGTACAGGATGACTTTGGAAGATAA
- a CDS encoding GH92 family glycosyl hydrolase yields MKFIFSTCFLLLQAWALGQNVSPVDYVNPLMGTQSKPSLSNGNTYPAVGLPWGMNIWTPQTGKMGDGWAYTYDADKIKGFKQTHQPSPWMNDYGAFAIMPGVGKVKFKEDERASWFSHKAEVTTPYFYSVYLADINVTTEFTPTERASYFKFDFPKTDSAYVVVDALNKGSYIKILPKERKILGYTTRYSTGKYENFKNYFVIQFDKDFELTKTWKDDKLVNDQLEITSDHTGAVVGFKLKNKETVYAKVASSFISFEQAELNLKREIGTRNFEQVKTDAKNIWNKTLGKIEVKGGTDQQMRTFYSSLYRTLFFPQKLYEIDAQNKIKHWSPYNGKIVDGRMFAGTGFWDTFRALYPFLNLVYPSINVEMQEGLANAYKEGGFLPEWSSPGYSDIMIGNNSASVVADAYIKGLRGYDTEALWQAVKHGANHEGPIEAVGRAGVEYYNTLGYVPYDVKINENAARTLEYAYDDFSIYQLGKALGKPASEIDIYKKRAYNYKNVFDKETGLMRGKNKDGNFQKPFNPFKWGDAFTEGNSWHYTWSVFQDIDGLSELMGGKKKFEAKLDEVFSLPPVFDDSYYGGVIHEIREMQIMNMGQYAHGNQPIQHMIYLYNYAGAPYKTQYWARQVMNKLYHATPDGYCGDEDNGQTSAWYIFSALGFYPVTPATDQYVLGAPLFKEATIHLENGKKIEVKAPENNAENLYVKSLNVNQQPYSKNWLSHKELMKGAVLDFKMDSKPNKERGSQEKDFPYSMSKEESNK; encoded by the coding sequence ATGAAGTTTATATTTTCTACTTGCTTCCTGTTATTACAGGCCTGGGCTTTAGGTCAGAATGTATCTCCCGTAGATTATGTGAATCCTTTAATGGGAACACAATCCAAACCCTCTTTATCCAATGGAAATACCTATCCGGCCGTCGGACTTCCATGGGGAATGAATATCTGGACTCCCCAGACCGGTAAGATGGGTGACGGATGGGCATATACCTACGATGCAGATAAAATAAAAGGATTTAAACAAACGCACCAACCCTCTCCATGGATGAATGATTATGGCGCATTTGCCATCATGCCGGGAGTGGGAAAAGTAAAATTTAAAGAAGACGAAAGAGCAAGTTGGTTCAGTCACAAAGCTGAGGTTACTACGCCTTACTTTTATAGTGTTTATCTGGCAGATATCAATGTTACTACAGAATTTACCCCTACGGAAAGAGCCTCTTATTTTAAATTTGATTTTCCCAAAACAGACAGCGCTTACGTAGTTGTTGATGCATTAAACAAAGGATCTTATATCAAGATTTTACCGAAGGAAAGAAAAATCCTGGGTTATACAACGAGGTATTCTACCGGGAAATATGAGAATTTTAAAAACTACTTTGTCATTCAGTTTGATAAAGATTTTGAACTGACGAAAACATGGAAAGATGATAAGCTGGTTAATGATCAGTTGGAAATTACCAGTGATCATACAGGAGCTGTAGTAGGGTTTAAGCTTAAAAATAAAGAAACGGTTTATGCAAAAGTAGCCTCTTCATTCATCAGTTTTGAGCAGGCAGAACTGAATCTTAAAAGAGAAATCGGAACCAGAAATTTTGAACAGGTAAAAACCGATGCTAAAAATATCTGGAACAAAACATTAGGAAAGATTGAGGTAAAAGGAGGAACAGACCAGCAGATGAGAACTTTTTATTCCTCTTTATACAGAACTTTATTCTTCCCGCAAAAATTATATGAAATAGATGCTCAGAACAAAATAAAACACTGGAGCCCTTACAATGGTAAAATTGTTGACGGTAGAATGTTTGCAGGAACAGGATTTTGGGATACTTTCCGGGCTTTGTATCCTTTCCTGAACCTTGTTTATCCAAGTATCAATGTAGAAATGCAGGAAGGATTAGCAAATGCTTACAAAGAAGGAGGATTTTTACCAGAATGGAGCAGTCCGGGATATTCTGATATTATGATTGGAAATAATTCCGCATCTGTAGTGGCAGATGCCTACATCAAAGGACTTCGTGGATATGATACGGAAGCGCTTTGGCAGGCTGTAAAACACGGTGCGAATCATGAAGGCCCAATAGAAGCTGTAGGCCGTGCCGGAGTGGAATATTACAATACGTTAGGCTATGTCCCTTACGATGTGAAAATTAACGAAAATGCAGCAAGAACACTGGAGTATGCTTATGATGACTTTTCAATCTATCAGCTAGGAAAAGCCTTGGGAAAACCAGCTTCTGAAATTGATATTTATAAGAAAAGAGCCTACAATTACAAAAATGTATTTGACAAAGAAACCGGATTGATGCGTGGTAAAAACAAGGATGGAAACTTCCAGAAACCTTTCAATCCTTTCAAATGGGGCGATGCATTTACTGAAGGAAACAGCTGGCATTACACATGGTCTGTTTTCCAGGACATTGATGGTCTGTCTGAATTGATGGGTGGAAAAAAGAAATTTGAAGCCAAATTGGATGAAGTATTCTCATTGCCACCGGTTTTTGATGACAGTTATTATGGAGGCGTAATTCACGAAATCAGAGAAATGCAGATCATGAATATGGGGCAGTATGCTCACGGAAATCAGCCTATCCAGCATATGATTTATCTGTACAATTATGCAGGAGCTCCTTATAAAACTCAATATTGGGCAAGACAGGTGATGAATAAACTGTATCATGCTACCCCTGACGGATATTGCGGAGACGAAGATAACGGGCAGACTTCTGCGTGGTATATTTTCTCGGCCCTTGGGTTTTATCCTGTAACACCGGCAACAGATCAGTATGTATTGGGAGCACCATTATTTAAAGAAGCTACCATCCATCTTGAAAATGGTAAGAAAATTGAAGTAAAAGCTCCGGAAAATAATGCGGAGAATTTATATGTAAAATCATTGAATGTCAATCAGCAGCCTTATTCCAAAAACTGGTTAAGCCATAAAGAACTGATGAAAGGAGCTGTTCTGGATTTTAAAATGGATAGTAAGCCTAACAAAGAAAGAGGCTCACAGGAAAAAGATTTTCCCTATTCAATGTCAAAAGAAGAATCAAATAAATAA